TCACCCAATCACCTCACTCTGTGGGTAATCGTGTGTGGACGTGTGGTCGTATACGAAAAGACGGATAACAAGAAAAAGGTtactacaataaaattaaacgtgAAGACCTATGGGACGAAATATGAATGAATTCATTTGGTTGATATAAACTAAAGTGCTCGCGGTCTCGCATATGCCGCGTAGCAATGCCGCGCACACGCTCTTTGATACGTCCAAACTAGCGCGCGGCAGAATTGTGTCCGATGAACGCCGCGCATTTTTGTCGCGCAATGTCTGGACACACCTTTACATGAAGCTGGCAAATACATCGCTCTGTAGAGAGTGTGCAATAGAAGACGAGACGGTAAgtcatattgtttgtgactGTTCCAAACTCGCGTACTTAAAGGAAACCTTTTGGTGTACCATGGCCCCAAATTTCGAATATAAAGAACATACCCttctgttctatattaacgttcattaaaacCTTGGGCTGGTTTTCTGACCCCTGAATGAACTGTAAAATGTGGGGACGTACAAAAGGCccgctggggcctaagtgctgtgAAGGAATTCACCTCCCACGTGAAGCCGCATACCTACAAAGAAGTCATCTATCCGTACTCCTATATTCGAGCGTTTCCTTGTCGACTGTTTGATTGTATAGGATACATATTAAAGAGGGTAGGCGACAGCATCCTTATAATATTTAGTGTTTGGCCAACTTTCTGACATGgtttgatttgtttttgttgcCGATGTTGCGGCACTATACAATTCTTTTATTGTCCTCACATAGTTCAGTTTTATACTTGCGTTGTCTAACACTTCAAACAATTTGTTTCGTGGTACACTGCCAAATGCCGCTTCCCTTTATAATTTTCACAATTTCTCCTGTCATCGTTTTTATGAATCGGGGTTATGTGTATGTTTCCAATCGATCGGTATTCCTAGAATGAGTGCGTTTAGAGCCTGGAGTGTGTAAATTACCTTTTTGTATATCCAGGATACCTCGCTGTCATGTTTGTATAACAGACAAACAAATATAATACCACGATTGCTACCCATGTATGTAAACGATTTGGTCTACAAACAGTTAGACATATAGGCGATACCACGATTGCTACCCATGTATGTAAACGATTTGGTCTACAAACAGTTTGAATATCAAACAGTTGCAAGAGTAACACACAAATTATTCCAACGCATTTTTAGATTCACCATTTTTTTGAAggaattcatttaatttaaaaataattccaaagaaattatttgtttatatatatatatatatatatcttcaTACATCTTCTTCTGGCGTAACTCCAAAAATGAATTGAATTAGATACAGTTTAGGTATAATTTACATACGTTTTTATTAGTTATTCTTTTTTCGtgaattttaacgttttatgAGCAAAAGTAaatgaaagatttaaaaagtttatatattaGCCAAAAGGCTAAATTATATTAGACCGGTTTAGACTCATCAGTAGTTTCATGATATTTatacgtataaaaaaatttaaatttgaacttttaatttcaatttaattttaagattagttaaaaaaatattaacttacTTTTACTGCTAAATTACTGAGGGAATCCAGTTGGATTTGAAGTTCactatttcttttttgggATTCTTCGAGTTGTTGAGTTAGGTTGCTTATATCCTAGAAAACAAAGTTTGAAGATTtagttgttaatttaaaatttctctaaTATACAGTGCATCTGTAAACGGTTTATGGGAAAATCCCtgaatttttgcaatttgtcGGTgtagatttgatttttttcccGCTATTTTTAGAGGAGtgatgacgtcatcgatattttttcaaatagcaatCCCCCCTCATTTTCATAACGGAACAtgaaagagatttttttctgaatctaacTATTTCATATTTGATTGACATGATAAAAACAGCAGTAGCTATGAGCAACTATGacaaccaattattttaaacaaattcctAAGTGTCAACAAGTGATTTAGTAATTCCTAAGTGTTGAAGTGTGGTGCTGtgccatcttgttggaattgAGTTGGGTCAACATTATCAGGATGAGGCCGTTATGGACGGAATGACatcgttttgaaaatatctaaaCATCTCTGTCCAGTTAactttatacaaaaaagttgGGATAGTATCCCGTACTATTTCACTCcacatatcgattttttgtgGATAATACATTACATaaattggaccgcgttatacatcacttgactaagcgacattttatcgtttttagagattttcatgctgtctggtaggtaaaggtgtaacttatcttagaaaaaatgcagaataccGAAAGGCATAAAATACtgtttgttttaaaggataaagctaaacgccaatcacgttatacgatttCAAATCTGATTTGCATTATACGTTTAAACCGACTTAGATACAACACTTACAATTagatacaccaagaaattctacaatagaaaaaataagtgaacctacaatttcgggccagtgtcgttttctagatgttagtataaaattaaaagtttatgtcttttattttatatagagattaagtctaactagtttcggcccttggccatcttcagagactccaCAAATAGATCAACAtctaaaaaatatagaaaaaagtaaaaacttttataagaaatactaaaatatttaatttaattagtaaacatgtttcgaaactaatgtttcatcttcagtacttaaatcaaatttgtttcaaatttaaaaatttcttgatgggttattttccaagaaatttttaaagaattttatttaattttttgatttttgtaaatttttaaaatattttatgtttaagaaGAATTACTTATACCTAATCCCAACATACcctacaacatttttttacatcaatttgtaaatttaatttaagtactgaagatgaaacattatatttttttaattatttgagaaatatggagaatttcatcccttttagattaacatctctcatcttatccattttacaaacgacagcggtaggtagcgctagttagcataagatatcactatgttgcatatttttattgcactaaaactagaactaacacaagatcaaaaactagaatcattcgggtttagccgtcttgagaaacgtgggactaaatccgaatgtttctagttctcagtctggtgttagttctagtggcagtagtaggtagcgctagttagcataagatattactatgttgcatatttttattgcactaaaactagaactaacacaagatcaagaactagaatcactcgggtttagccgtcttgagagacgagggactaaatccgaatgtttctagttctcggtctggtgttagttctagtggcagtagtaggtagcgctagttagcataagatattactatgttgcatatttttattgcactaaaactagaacgagaactagaaacattcaggtttagtcgtgaaaaatctttcagttgtcaatgtcaactataattttattattatattcgtaatcttcataagataacctttaaagtgagtccacttgacgcatttatctcaaaaaaactaaaagttcgaactttcaactgacatatttgtcaacttcataaaaaaatcctttagaatgagtccaaactcgacatattttactttaatattaatggaaatacaatcacttccggtttgaaacgtcaacgtcaatttgacatcttcattaaaaaaacctttaaaatgagtccaaagatgacgcacttatctcaaaaacaaaaaagttagaataaaaaacattaaacactAAGTTAGCAataatgaagatagcaatttaatttttaaatattaataccaaccttaatttaattatttttttttattatatttttattttttttgtgacaaatattaagacattttataaaaattaagaatatgtcaaaatgatattGACATTTCCAACCGGAAGttcttatatctcgagtaatattggagtTAAACgtattattacaaatatgtcataattgacgttgacattcttaaccggaagttgaccataactttattaatattgaagataaatatgtcgtgtttgtactcatgttaaaggatttttaatgaagattacaaatatgtcaaaattgaggttgacattttaaacttgaagttagttatcatgtaatagaagttttataactgaagttaatctagtgttagtcagtCACGTTTctgcactttctttttattttttgggccatttcacattgattaagaaaaatcgtcgatttttaagccatatgatgattcttgaatttttcccaagtCTCTTAATagttcttttgttaaaaaagagcgttCTTAAATTCGTCcttcgtccttaatttcattttacaaccttttaaactttaattttgtaaattagtaactaataatctgatttcgactttgataggtgatcttttttaacaaaacaaaaagaaatattaagaaacttgtttgtaaaatggataagatgagagatgttaatctatttgtataCCAACTGCTGGCTCtggtcccacaaacgctttagTACTAGTTCATCTGCGGATATTGGGTGTGCGACTTTCTTGGCTAATTTGGATTTTGGGTAGCCCAATACCGACAATTTTGTCTATTTACTTGTTCACTCAATGTAAATGTTCCGTCGTcggaaaaaattatgtttttgacgAATTTTTCGTTGTCGTTGTAAAAACGACGACATCGTTCACGAATGAGGTTTACTTCATAGAGGTGATATTTTGcgttttttacaattttgtatgtatgtgTATGTATGTAGAGAGAGGGGTGCGTAATTTTTACgcgcacttaggccccagtgGGCCCCTTGTGCATACTCCCTTGGAGGCTCGAGATGGTAGAGAAGATCTCGTTAGGTGACGATACCGCTTACTCGTTTCCAATGACGAGTTACCGCCGCCCCGACCCCGAGGGGTCAGAGGGCGCTCACGCGCATTCGTCCCTATAAGTCGAGCCTCACACACATGCGTGCTAACGACAACCAGAGATGTTAGACTGGTTGCCGGGACCGACGGCTTAACGTCCCCTCCGAAGGACGGGGGGCGACTCGACGTGAATTCACCGGGGTTCGAACCCGGGACGTCTGCGTGTTAACCCGAGAGCTAACACGCTGAGCCATCACGCCCCCTTACAATTTTGTAAACTGTTGATTTACTAATGACAAGATTCGATCCAATAAAGAGTATTAGGACAGTAATATGAGGGTTTTCTTGCCCAGAAAAAACACGTTTTATTAAATCTTCCCTGAAACATTTGGTCAGCCAGACTTCAAAAAATCTCGCAGATGTCcatgctttttaaatttagtcacaACTAGGCACCATACTTTGACTAATGAGTTGCCGACAGGATATGTTGCATTAAAGAGGTCAACTACTTactaaattagtttttaacagttaggaaattgtttaaaataattggttagcATAGTTagtcatggctactgctatttttatcatgtcAAGCAAAAATGGGGGAATGTTATTTCAACAGaatatcgatgacgtcatacctcgtttaaaaatttaaatctttagacccgtatCAGAGATTTTTCCATAActcgtttataatgattttatcgcctatatacGCTACTTTACGGGCACACTGTATAATATTGATATGTGTTACATCAAATAAAAACCAGATTTACCTCTGTAAGTCTGTCTATATGACCTTTATTTAAGgtatcattttcatttaaaactttttgattttcttcttcttctattgCTAAACGTTGTTGCATTTCATCCAACTGATCTTGCaactaaaaaagattttttgtaaattcatacacaaaactatttttttcttaaatttaggAAGTGTTGATTTTGGCACATTACAAAAAGCTGGGTCGATAAATTAAgctgaatatttttatataaaaattattatattgatCAAACACCACATTAAAAGACGCATATTTTGTACATAGGAATTATTACGTTATGATTAAATCCGACACATCCCGAGAAATAATACAATTAACTACTGTACCTCATCAACTATTGTAGGCAGAGACTTTTCAATACATTTATATGCAAATTCAACACCTTGTATGTAATTTGGGGAGCAGACAGGAGGAGCCGCCTATCGTTatcaaactttttctttttgctttattaaaatcattttagtaAAAACGTACCTGTTTTAATTGAGTTTTAAGCAACGCCAACTCCTTGTCTTTATTTTCTAGTTTTTTTGTCCATTGAATTTCAGCTTGTTCTACATGGTTCtgaagtttatttaaaaccccttcctaaaaataaccaaaataaAGAAGAGGTTAAATAAgcggaaaatttaaaaacaaattagaaataattacaGTATCGGCTATTATAACTTTGAaccgtttattttcagtttGTAACTTGATCAATTCGCTGTTGTCAACGGGTTCTGGAGTTTTTGGCTTTTCAAGCTCATTCACATATCGAGAAATTGCACCTTCGATTTGCTCGCACCATTCTTCGTGCGTTACATTTTcgttaactttaatatttggGAAGAGTCTTTGGatgaattttttgttcataCTTTCCTgttcaagttttatttttgtaactgTTTcctaaaataaagtattaagacattttattttaattgttttcatatattattattaattttggaaaGTGATGTCAACTTTTCATTAACACAATATATTtacaagttattaaattaataattaataaatgattttgttcATTGTAAgcttaaattgtttaaaggctagatttgaaattttataataaaacgttatataactcttcaattaaatattcaaaatatatttataatttaattctctttttctaatttttatcaAGAAGCACTTACTTCAACATTAATCACGCATTTGTTACGATTTTCCGCTATGTTCAAGGCTTCCATCACTTTCCAGTTCTTTTTGCGTAAATCCTAAATAACAAACGCAAACAATCTAAGTCTACcactaataattaaataactcaAACTACAACTACCAATAAccaaatgaattaaataaataaaatcatataattgaaagaaaaagtgcCAAACTTACATTGTTCTTATCTTTTTGTTCCGCCAATTCCGTTTCGAGTCTCTTAATTGATGCGTCTAAATTAGCATTATAccttttttcgttttcttgcATTTGAGATTTCAATGATGATAATTCGTTTTGTAGATTCATCACCTCAACTTGATGAGCTTTCTTCTCTTCCATAACACCATTTTCCCTAGATAGATCGGTTTGGcgtttttcttcttcaagGTTTAAAACTTCAGATTTTAACTGtaagaaaaaatgatttaaatagtatttacaagtttttttttatttaatgtttacttttgttataatttcatCGCTTTCCTCTTTGTACTTCTTCATATTCTGTAATTCAGTCAATGCTTGAACTTTTGTCAACTCGGATATACGGAATTCCTCCATTTGCTTTTGACACGTCGCGTTTAACTGAGCTATTTCCAATTGCATATCATTTTCTTGACGTTGCATCATACCGTAACGATGTTCTAAATCTTTATGCGCTTCCTACAAATAGcaatttaagataaattattgaattgagcttgttttaaaggattcttaatttgttacaatatataaataattatccgCGAAATATTTGGAGAAATGAAAAAAACGAAACTTTTGtacctcaaaattaaaaactaacctcaatttttctaatataATCTTCTTTTTGGTCGATTTCATTCTTCATAATAGCATTTTGATGTTGTAACGGCGCCAAAATACTCTGTTGATGCTCGTTAgccatttctttttcttgggCTTGAGTAATAATATGTTGCAACTGTTGTATTTGCATTTGATAACCTCCATTCTCTTCCATCAACTTATGACTCTTGATCATTTCATTATTAAGTTGTTCTTGCAACGGTTGCAACTTCTGTTGCGTTCCAACCAATCGACCGTTAACGTTCTGTAGTTCTACAAGTTTTGCATTCAGGGCTTCTTCTAATCCACGCATTTTCTGTTGCAACTGTGATTTTTCCGCGATTTGTTCACTGCGTACCTCCTTCAATTTTGCCTGGGCGCTCACCAAGGCTTCTTGTTCTTCTTGGAGCATCTTTTCTTTTTCGGCCAAttgttttttgagtttttggACAGGGTCGGCTTTACCCTATTGATGAAGCCAGATAAATGCACAACATGAAAAAATTCAAGGTTTAGAAATAAGAGGGATGGTGGATTTCGGGTGAATATATTACCTCGCTCCACTCATCAATTATTGCAGGGGCCTCGTGCTGCTTGTTTAGTAACATATCAATAAGAATTTGTACCTCAGAACGAGACAATTCAGCCTTACGCACCAATGAACTCAGAAGTTGTAGATTGAGTCCATCTTTTTCGGCAGCTatgtaaaacaattttttatttattacagtaaatttaattttttcatacaaACGTAAATAAGTATAACACAATCAAAATAGCAATGTTTTATTAACCCGGCGTCCGACACGTAGGGTGTAACAAACTCACAGCGAATTAAGATGTAGTATGCCGACGCGATGCGTGTGAGCAGGCAAGTATTCTTCTCGGTAGCTTTCGGCAATAGTCGATTCTATCAGCGTATGTAACCGTTTTGATGGCAGTTAATTGGAAGTGAAGTTAACGAGCAGTTTAGTGTACCTAGGG
This genomic stretch from Onthophagus taurus isolate NC chromosome 7, IU_Otau_3.0, whole genome shotgun sequence harbors:
- the LOC111419144 gene encoding kinectin isoform X2, with translation MMFDVQTIAIVCLFVVISAAVLLFISMVVTKEKTYEEAIAEQRQQTNALLTSQTKQKPKEKKQKKAGKKVKEKTNPVPIEQEIDETDGVDQSVENIGVTSQTMSSSHPKHHVEFTEPAVLEEQPTKDVNKRRPKKDKVRPILLNRDMSEEKIVLTPDCEVEPANHFEESHPKDEFELMHSQSKDNSPKREPVKEKLVKEKLNATHEAIPFKTKKMPKLQTVETTTQTNPLKEELPVQQVTQITQTNGLVSNIGKDKKKKKTEHNILEQLTAEKDGLNLQLLSSLVRKAELSRSEVQILIDMLLNKQHEAPAIIDEWSEGKADPVQKLKKQLAEKEKMLQEEQEALVSAQAKLKEVRSEQIAEKSQLQQKMRGLEEALNAKLVELQNVNGRLVGTQQKLQPLQEQLNNEMIKSHKLMEENGGYQMQIQQLQHIITQAQEKEMANEHQQSILAPLQHQNAIMKNEIDQKEDYIRKIEEAHKDLEHRYGMMQRQENDMQLEIAQLNATCQKQMEEFRISELTKVQALTELQNMKKYKEESDEIITKLKSEVLNLEEEKRQTDLSRENGVMEEKKAHQVEVMNLQNELSSLKSQMQENEKRYNANLDASIKRLETELAEQKDKNNDLRKKNWKVMEALNIAENRNKCVINVEETVTKIKLEQESMNKKFIQRLFPNIKVNENVTHEEWCEQIEGAISRYVNELEKPKTPEPVDNSELIKLQTENKRFKVIIADTEGVLNKLQNHVEQAEIQWTKKLENKDKELALLKTQLKQAAPPVCSPNYIQGVEFAYKCIEKSLPTIVDELQDQLDEMQQRLAIEEEENQKVLNENDTLNKGHIDRLTEDISNLTQQLEESQKRNSELQIQLDSLSNLAVKAINNHSSTSNGPAVTVETALSSASSATSSISEVKVKKNKKKKRKNNGN
- the LOC111419144 gene encoding kinectin isoform X7, with amino-acid sequence MMFDVQTIAIVCLFVVISAAVLLFISMVVTKEKTYEEAIAEQRQQTNALLTSQTKQKPKEKKQKKAGKKVKEKTNPVPIEQEIDETDGVDQSVENIGVTSQTMSSSHPKHHVEFTEPAVLEEQPTKDVNKRRPKKDKVRPILLNRDMSEEKIVLTPDCEVEPANHFEESHPKDEFELMHSQSVSLEKDNSPKREPVKEKLVKEKLNATHEAIPFKTKKMPKLQTVETTTQTNPLKEELPVQQVTQITQTNGLVSNIGKDKKKKKTEHNILEQLTAEKDGLNLQLLSSLVRKAELSRSEVQILIDMLLNKQHEAPAIIDEWSEGKADPVQKLKKQLAEKEKMLQEEQEALVSAQAKLKEVRSEQIAEKSQLQQKMRGLEEALNAKLVELQNVNGRLVGTQQKLQPLQEQLNNEMIKSHKLMEENGGYQMQIQQLQHIITQAQEKEMANEHQQSILAPLQHQNAIMKNEIDQKEDYIRKIEEAHKDLEHRYGMMQRQENDMQLEIAQLNATCQKQMEEFRISELTKVQALTELQNMKKYKEESDEIITKLKSEVLNLEEEKRQTDLSRENGVMEEKKAHQVEVMNLQNELSSLKSQMQENEKRYNANLDASIKRLETELAEQKDKNNDLRKKNWKVMEALNIAENRNKCVINVEETVTKIKLEQESMNKKFIQRLFPNIKVNENVTHEEWCEQIEGAISRYVNELEKPKTPEPVDNSELIKLQTENKRFKVIIADTEGVLNKLQNHVEQAEIQWTKKLENKDKELALLKTQLKQLQDQLDEMQQRLAIEEEENQKVLNENDTLNKGHIDRLTEDISNLTQQLEESQKRNSELQIQLDSLSNLAVKAINNHSSTSNGPAVTVENNGN
- the LOC111419144 gene encoding kinectin isoform X1, with amino-acid sequence MMFDVQTIAIVCLFVVISAAVLLFISMVVTKEKTYEEAIAEQRQQTNALLTSQTKQKPKEKKQKKAGKKVKEKTNPVPIEQEIDETDGVDQSVENIGVTSQTMSSSHPKHHVEFTEPAVLEEQPTKDVNKRRPKKDKVRPILLNRDMSEEKIVLTPDCEVEPANHFEESHPKDEFELMHSQSVSLEKDNSPKREPVKEKLVKEKLNATHEAIPFKTKKMPKLQTVETTTQTNPLKEELPVQQVTQITQTNGLVSNIGKDKKKKKTEHNILEQLTAEKDGLNLQLLSSLVRKAELSRSEVQILIDMLLNKQHEAPAIIDEWSEGKADPVQKLKKQLAEKEKMLQEEQEALVSAQAKLKEVRSEQIAEKSQLQQKMRGLEEALNAKLVELQNVNGRLVGTQQKLQPLQEQLNNEMIKSHKLMEENGGYQMQIQQLQHIITQAQEKEMANEHQQSILAPLQHQNAIMKNEIDQKEDYIRKIEEAHKDLEHRYGMMQRQENDMQLEIAQLNATCQKQMEEFRISELTKVQALTELQNMKKYKEESDEIITKLKSEVLNLEEEKRQTDLSRENGVMEEKKAHQVEVMNLQNELSSLKSQMQENEKRYNANLDASIKRLETELAEQKDKNNDLRKKNWKVMEALNIAENRNKCVINVEETVTKIKLEQESMNKKFIQRLFPNIKVNENVTHEEWCEQIEGAISRYVNELEKPKTPEPVDNSELIKLQTENKRFKVIIADTEGVLNKLQNHVEQAEIQWTKKLENKDKELALLKTQLKQAAPPVCSPNYIQGVEFAYKCIEKSLPTIVDELQDQLDEMQQRLAIEEEENQKVLNENDTLNKGHIDRLTEDISNLTQQLEESQKRNSELQIQLDSLSNLAVKAINNHSSTSNGPAVTVETALSSASSATSSISEVKVKKNKKKKRKNNGN
- the LOC111419144 gene encoding kinectin isoform X6, with amino-acid sequence MMFDVQTIAIVCLFVVISAAVLLFISMVVTKEKTYEEAIAEQRQQTNALLTSQTKQKPKEKKQKKAGKKVKEKTNPVPIEQEIDETDGVDQSVENIGVTSQTMSSSHPKHHVEFTEPAVLEEQPTKDVNKKDNSPKREPVKEKLVKEKLNATHEAIPFKTKKMPKLQTVETTTQTNPLKEELPVQQVTQITQTNGLVSNIGKDKKKKKTEHNILEQLTAEKDGLNLQLLSSLVRKAELSRSEVQILIDMLLNKQHEAPAIIDEWSEGKADPVQKLKKQLAEKEKMLQEEQEALVSAQAKLKEVRSEQIAEKSQLQQKMRGLEEALNAKLVELQNVNGRLVGTQQKLQPLQEQLNNEMIKSHKLMEENGGYQMQIQQLQHIITQAQEKEMANEHQQSILAPLQHQNAIMKNEIDQKEDYIRKIEEAHKDLEHRYGMMQRQENDMQLEIAQLNATCQKQMEEFRISELTKVQALTELQNMKKYKEESDEIITKLKSEVLNLEEEKRQTDLSRENGVMEEKKAHQVEVMNLQNELSSLKSQMQENEKRYNANLDASIKRLETELAEQKDKNNDLRKKNWKVMEALNIAENRNKCVINVEETVTKIKLEQESMNKKFIQRLFPNIKVNENVTHEEWCEQIEGAISRYVNELEKPKTPEPVDNSELIKLQTENKRFKVIIADTEGVLNKLQNHVEQAEIQWTKKLENKDKELALLKTQLKQAAPPVCSPNYIQGVEFAYKCIEKSLPTIVDELQDQLDEMQQRLAIEEEENQKVLNENDTLNKGHIDRLTEDISNLTQQLEESQKRNSELQIQLDSLSNLAVKAINNHSSTSNGPAVTVETALSSASSATSSISEVKVKKNKKKKRKNNGN
- the LOC111419144 gene encoding kinectin isoform X3, which gives rise to MMFDVQTIAIVCLFVVISAAVLLFISMVVTKEKTYEEAIAEQRQQTNALLTSQTKQKPKEKKQKKAGKKVKEKTNPVPIEQEIDETDGVDQSVENIGVTSQTMSSSHPKHHVEFTEPAVLEEQPTKDVNKRRPKKDKVRPILLNRDMSEEKIVLTPDCEVEPANHFEESHPKDEFELMHSQSVSLEKDNSPKREPVKEKLVKEKLNATHEAIPFKTKKMPKLQTVETTTQTNPLKEELPVQQVTQITQTNGLVSNIGKDKKKKKTEHNILEQLTAEKDGLNLQLLSSLVRKAELSRSEVQILIDMLLNKQHEAPAIIDEWSEGKADPVQKLKKQLAEKEKMLQEEQEALVSAQAKLKEVRSEQIAEKSQLQQKMRGLEEALNAKLVELQNVNGRLVGTQQKLQPLQEQLNNEMIKSHKLMEENGGYQMQIQQLQHIITQAQEKEMANEHQQSILAPLQHQNAIMKNEIDQKEDYIRKIEEAHKDLEHRYGMMQRQENDMQLEIAQLNATCQKQMEEFRISELTKVQALTELQNMKKYKEESDEIITKLKSEVLNLEEEKRQTDLSRENGVMEEKKAHQVEVMNLQNELSSLKSQMQENEKRYNANLDASIKRLETELAEQKDKNNDLRKKNWKVMEALNIAENRNKCVINVEETVTKIKLEQESMNKKFIQRLFPNIKVNENVTHEEWCEQIEGAISRYVNELEKPKTPEPVDNSELIKLQTENKRFKVIIADTEGVLNKLQNHVEQAEIQWTKKLENKDKELALLKTQLKQAAPPVCSPNYIQGVEFAYKCIEKSLPTIVDELQDQLDEMQQRLAIEEEENQKVLNENDTLNKGHIDRLTEDISNLTQQLEESQKRNSELQIQLDSLSNLAVKAINNHSSTSNGPAVTVENNGN
- the LOC111419144 gene encoding kinectin isoform X5, coding for MMFDVQTIAIVCLFVVISAAVLLFISMVVTKEKTYEEAIAEQRQQTNALLTSQTKQKPKEKKQKKAGKKVKEKTNPVPIEQEIDETDGVDQSVENIGVTSQTMSSSHPKHHVEFTEPAVLEEQPTKDVNKRRPKKDKVRPILLNRDMSEEKIVLTPDCEVEPANHFEESHPKDEFELMHSQSVSLEKDNSPKREPVKEKLVKEKLNATHEAIPFKTKKMPKLQTVETTTQTNPLKEELPVQQVTQITQTNGLVSNIGKDKKKKKTEHNILEQLTAEKDGLNLQLLSSLVRKAELSRSEVQILIDMLLNKQHEAPAIIDEWSEGKADPVQKLKKQLAEKEKMLQEEQEALVSAQAKLKEVRSEQIAEKSQLQQKMRGLEEALNAKLVELQNVNGRLVGTQQKLQPLQEQLNNEMIKSHKLMEENGGYQMQIQQLQHIITQAQEKEMANEHQQSILAPLQHQNAIMKNEIDQKEDYIRKIEEAHKDLEHRYGMMQRQENDMQLEIAQLNATCQKQMEEFRISELTKVQALTELQNMKKYKEESDEIITKLKSEVLNLEEEKRQTDLSRENGVMEEKKAHQVEVMNLQNELSSLKSQMQENEKRYNANLDASIKRLETELAEQKDKNNDLRKKNWKVMEALNIAENRNKCVINVEETVTKIKLEQESMNKKFIQRLFPNIKVNENVTHEEWCEQIEGAISRYVNELEKPKTPEPVDNSELIKLQTENKRFKVIIADTEGVLNKLQNHVEQAEIQWTKKLENKDKELALLKTQLKQLQDQLDEMQQRLAIEEEENQKVLNENDTLNKGHIDRLTEDISNLTQQLEESQKRNSELQIQLDSLSNLAVKAINNHSSTSNGPAVTVETALSSASSATSSISEVKVKKNKKKKRKNNGN
- the LOC111419144 gene encoding kinectin isoform X4; its protein translation is MMFDVQTIAIVCLFVVISAAVLLFISMVVTKEKTYEEAIAEQRQQTNALLTSQTKQKPKEKKQKKAGKKVKEKTNPVPIEQEIDETDGVDQSVENIGVTSQTMSSSHPKHHVEFTEPAVLEEQPTKDVNKRRPKKDKVRPILLNRDMSEEKIVLTPDCEVEPANHFEESHPKDEFELMHSQSVSLEKDNSPKREPVKEKLVKEKLNATHEAIPFKTKKMPKLQTVETTTQTNPLKEELPVQQVTQITQTNGLVSNIGKDKKKKKTEHNILEQLTAEKDGLNLQLLSSLVRKAELSRSEVQILIDMLLNKQHEAPAIIDEWSEGKADPVQKLKKQLAEKEKMLQEEQEALVSAQAKLKEVRSEQIAEKSQLQQKMRGLEEALNAKLVELQNVNGRLVGTQQKLQPLQEQLNNEMIKSHKLMEENGGYQMQIQQLQHIITQAQEKEMANEHQQSILAPLQHQNAIMKNEIDQKEDYIRKIEEAHKDLEHRYGMMQRQENDMQLEIAQLNATCQKQMEEFRISELTKVQALTELQNMKKYKEESDEIITKLKSEVLNLEEEKRQTDLSRENGVMEEKKAHQVEVMNLQNELSSLKSQMQENEKRYNANLDASIKRLETELAEQKDKNNETVTKIKLEQESMNKKFIQRLFPNIKVNENVTHEEWCEQIEGAISRYVNELEKPKTPEPVDNSELIKLQTENKRFKVIIADTEGVLNKLQNHVEQAEIQWTKKLENKDKELALLKTQLKQAAPPVCSPNYIQGVEFAYKCIEKSLPTIVDELQDQLDEMQQRLAIEEEENQKVLNENDTLNKGHIDRLTEDISNLTQQLEESQKRNSELQIQLDSLSNLAVKAINNHSSTSNGPAVTVETALSSASSATSSISEVKVKKNKKKKRKNNGN